The genomic segment TCACTTTTCTGAATTtatcgttttctttatgtttgtTTCCCTCcgccataaaaaaacaaaccagatgGACAATACTTCAAATTAAATTTGCTGCTTTTATCTGTCTGCAGAGTACTTTGTTCACTACATAAGAAGAAACAATTTACCTCTTTCTATTCCAGGTGACGCACTGCAAATGAAATCACCCTTTCACAGTAGAGTGCATGTCTTGCATGTATAGCTGGTGCAGTTTTACACAAGCCATCAAGTCCATAACATtttcaacagaaaataaaacacttggttCTACTTGTTGTGTTTAGGTGAAGCTAAACATTTCACAGGGTCAGTATCTCCAGTCAAACATGTTTGAGCTCCATCAAACCTACAAGTTGCATTGtcctaaaataaaagaatagGCTGGTTCATAGCAGGAGTGTATAACTAGATGTTTTGTAGAGCTGTTACAGGGATTAGCTTTGTAAAACACTGTTGTAATAACCAATAATTAAAAGGGGagtaaaaaactaaaatcaaaagaaactgTTAAACTTGAGAAAATCCTACCGGGTGCATGTCTTGTCACAAGATACGGATGTATAAAATAGACTAAAATCAGCCAAAATTAATGGTTCAAAaccatattttatttatttgtatagtGTAAAAAATTGGGGATAGAAAAAAGCAGGTATTATAAGGGGTTTTGTCTTGAGTCCCTTATGATTTGTCCACTTACGAATATTTGAAGGCTCATGAAAAAGCTCAACACTGATGTTCAAAAGAATTCAAATTAACATGCTTAAGTAAATAGTTCTAAAACCACACATGGGCCATCTTTGATGAGAAAACCAGGACCTAAAAACAACTTGGTTATGAACCTCTATGGACTTAGATATTTTATACTAATGTTTACATTGCATGCTcaccaatttaaaaatgttttcttcagctCAACAAAATGAGTATAACAGACTTAGAAAAATCCAAAATAATTTACCAGTAATAGAAGTAAACTAGTTTATAAATAAAGCTTTTCAGGCTTGAACTGGCTGCCAGTTAAAGTCACCTGCTTGAAACCAGGTTGTCATGGTCACGTAAACACGAACCAAATTTCATTATCAACACCCCATATTATAGTTTAAATACAGTCATTTGGCAATATGCAAAGTTTACTTTGACGGTTGTCACAAGTCCGTGCCCTCATAGTCCACTTCCTTGATACTGGATTTGACTGTCTTGTCATTAAAGCGCTTGAAGAATGAGAAGATGTTGGAGTTTTCCTGGCGTTCACGGACGACTTCAGGTGGCTTCATGGAGCCCTCACTCGTCTTCTGGCTGAACCTCTTGTGCAGGAAATCGCTCAGGCGGAAGCTAGACGAGGACTCGATTGTGCCACGCTCCTTGTCCCGCTCGCCTTGCGGTTTCCGTGACCTAAAAATCCCCACTCGCTTGCTTGAAGGAAACTGAGCATCTTCCTTTTGGGAGTTTGAAGATAACCTCTCCTTTTCTTTTGCTGAAGTGCTCTGATGGTCCGTGACCTGGTGTGATGGACTTTTTGGCTTGGGAAAATTAGCTTCAGGTACGCCGATaccatgttgttttgcacaaatCTCTtccagcttctgggaaaactgccaGTTATCAGCCGACTTCATCTTTCCAATGTACTTCATCGGAGGAGCTGGAGTTTTGCCAGGCTTTCCAGACAACAGCCGGAGATCATCTTCCTTGTTCTCATCTATGCAGGCTGTGGGCATTATATTGAGTGTGTGGCGGCGGGACAAGGCAGGGGGTGGTTTCTTTTGATTAAAATGGCAGGCAGGAGGGCTGAGAATAATCTTGTTTGTTGTATCTGCGGTCTGCTCAGACAAAGCTTTGTGTTTGTCATCTTGGAAGTCCCGAAAGCGTGACGAAGTGGTGGTCCCATTTGGAGAGCACACCCCAGCCTGGTCAAAAGTATACTCCCCCGATGATAAGCTGCCTCGGCTATTTTGATAGTGTAAAACCTTGCGGGACACCTCTCGCATATGCTGAGCTTCATTCTCTTCCTCCTGCCTTATGTCCCCCGAGGACTTCTTGTGTGCAGGGCTGCCGACAATGTTTCCAGCCAAGTGAGCAGGGTTTTGGTGGTCATGGTCTTTTGCTGAACGGTTGCCCTTCCTGCTCTCTACATCAGCAATAGAAATAACTCTCTCCCTGCCTACACTTTGTTTACCTTTATCTCCATCCTCTTCATTGAGAAGGGGAACTTCCCCATGCTTAGAGTTCCTGGCTGGGTCATTGGCTGAATTTGTTCTATCTTTTTGCATCTCCACATCCTCAAAAGGATATTTGTTTCCTTCCGTTGAGGTTGTCTCTTTACTTGCGGGAATCATCTCTGGAAGGCTTCCTCCGGTGGGAGAGGGAGACCCAGGCTTGCGGCGAGAGCTCCTGTTCTGAAGGAATCTGTTTAAGATGGACTCGAGGGCTACACCTTCCATATCTTTATCTCTGTGTGAACAGGTAGCTGTGGACTTGCGCTTAACCGAAGTGTTCAGTCTTTCACGCTGCCTTCTCTTCACCTCAGCTACTTCACGCTCCTGGTTTTCCTAGAAACACGATCATAAAAAGACAAGATGATAATAGTGCTGCACGCATGAACCACAGAGTAAATTTTTGAACTTCCTGTTAATCATTCTTTCTTTAAAATGGATGATCCTATACATTACCTGCATGGCTCGCAGAAACTTCTCACAGAAGGAGTGGAAGATGGAGCAGCACTCTTCCAGTTTGAATTGGCTGGGGTCCTCGCAGAAATACTCGGCCACAGAGCAGCTGACTGAGTTCAGGGTCTGAAGGGAGGTCTCCACCTCTGCCAGCTGAGCTTCTGCATCCTGAATAGGACAAAATGCAATGCTGtccccatcatattcacaatgcttttttattgtgcCAAGGCTCTGAGCAATTTTTACACTTTATCCATCAATCAAGTCCATGAACAGTACACTTCAAAATGTAATGGCAGAGGAAAATCACCATCTCTGGGTTCAGTATCCCATAGGCTGAAAGCCAACATTTGGCAGGAATCTCACCTCTGAAGAATGTTTCTCATGCTACTAACATTGGTTGCtgaattttggaaatatttaacTTTGTTCTTCACATGTTCAGCAACAGATGTTGGTTTACAAATTCCATCACTGGAAAGATATTAGATTATGATCTCAAAGGTTTTTTTGAGTGACACCACCCACACCTCACTTGCACATATTACTGtgaacaaatatactgtattgcttcCTTAAAAAGTACTCAAAAGATCATCTCCATTTAAGGCCATTCATCTTTTACACTGAAGCATTTTGAGCATGATGGAGATGCTCAGAACTGACAGGGATAATAGAGTATACTGTAATACCCATCTGGAGTGTACATTACAGTACTTTTGATTTTATATTGTGCATTTATGTATGGCGTGTTTGGAAATAATTCTTAAGGCTTTAATCACATCCTGATCTACTATGCTGCCAAATTAACAAAAACTGCAACTATAGTCCTGTAATAGATACTAATTAACAAACTCTCTGGAGTGGAGAAGTATAGAGAGAATTCACCTGCAGGAAGGACTCCATCTGCTCTCTCAGATCATCTTGTTTGGTAACATTTGTCTTGACTTCTGccactttcttcttttccttttgaAATTCTGCCTCTACTTCCTGTTTCAGAATCCTATGCATAAACAAAAGATACAGTGTAGGGAATTCTACACTTTCCAGGTCCAAATACCAACATTACTTGGAAATGTTAAtcaaacttgaaaaaaaaaaaaacttccaatcAGTTTATTTGCAGTAAAAGTAAATTCATTTTCTAGATGTCTAGATTCTGTAGCAGAGAGGAAATGTACAACTACCACAGATCTTCTTTTCTTTAATTGCTAAAAGAAGCCTTCTACCTATGATATTTTCAATATTGTCCCTTTAAAGATCTCTGGATCCTTTTTCTGGAAGATATCAGTGCATTTCCTCACCTAGATGCTGGTCCAATGTGTTGGAGCTGTTCGGGGAATTTTAGCAGAGTTGCATCGATCTCCTTTGCTTGCTGTGACCAcgtaaaagaacaaaaagaaaattatacaATCAAATGCatatggaaaaatgtttttttttttgtttgccaaGCCTAGGCATCTTCCTGACTATTATTCTCTGCAACATGAACAATATTCACCTAAAATAAGAAAAGATCAACCCCAGTTCCTAACATTTCAAGAAATCACCactaaacaggaaaacaaatttgttttaatacatCTAGACAAGTATATGAGAAAATAAAGTGTTAGGAAACAGGGAACACCTACAGAGACTAAAACTACTAGGGATTCTAGGAGTTACAAGTAATTTGTTGTGTTATTAAAGACTTTCAATATAGCTAAAGGGCAATGTATAACCCAGATTCTGTCTTACCATCACTACATAGTGCATTAGGTTCATTCCAGGTTTGTTTGCCTTTGTGTCCACAAGCTTCAGAAGGGATGTCATGCGGAATCCTACAGCACTGCCAGCATAGCCACCCTATACAACCCGACATCCATacccacacagacagaggcAACACAGGGAAGACAAACAGAACAGACGCATCAATAAAAGAGACAGAAAGCTCGCTTTATCAAAAGCTATCCTCACAAAGTCAAATTGTAATTTGGAGAGATTTAATGGAGAACTATTCTGTACTATTAAAAAAgtcatcattttaaaatgcttcaggCATCAAGACTCACTAGAATTCTCTATCTCTTGTTTATGCTGGAAATACAAGATTTTCGTAAGAGTTGTGTGCTGAGACATTTACTGTAGGATCAATCCCTGAACTTCAGTCTCTGCACTCACAGCATTCATGTAGTTGCCCGTCTTCAGAACCAGACGAATTACTGTGTGTAGGTTTTCACACTCCATGAGCTCTGAAGAGAGAAGAGGCAAAATTTAAAAGGGGGTAAGATGATCAGAGCCAATTCTTGAAAAACCATTTTctgcattattttctaaatgtaaAAAGATTATGAAGAGCAAAAtcagagagaaagaaaagataCAGATATTTTGCAAGACTAGATTTGAAAAACCCATATAAAAAAGTATTACTTGAATGCATGTGTCAGATTAACCTTCAGAGTAGTGAATGACATTCAGTAGAGTAGGTTTTCTTGATGAATAAcaataaatcattatttctgGCCTAACGGAGAggccagaaaaaaagaataattaaaaatcagtGTGTGTGAAATCAGTGAACCTCTAGTCTACGTAGCACAATAAAGGAAGTaattagaattaagtgtttcaatAATTGGGTAATAAGTAAACAAAGACTGATTTGGATGAGTGGTTGATGCTCAGTCTGGAGAGTGTcataaaacaaatggaaaacccAAAATCTTATGTCAATGTTCATACCTCAAACATCAGGAAAGAATGAACAGGAATACTTTAATAAGAATACAGCCacaaaatttggaaaaaaaacctgcCACCCATCTCAGGCTTGCCAGAGATCACCTGAATGATCCACAAAACTAGAATCTTAGACTGCAATGAGAAACATACTGTGTGATGAAAACCAAGTCAAACATAATGGTTTGAAGTTCTGGACCTAGACAGCTTGACAGAACTATGAATTCAGCATTGTAACAAGGATATTTAGTgttgaaacattttgttaatttaatgattaaaaaacgtctctttttgttaaatatttaatcaagTTATCTTAGTCTTTTATTAAGACTTTTATGATGACCTCATTATGTTTTATGTCTACAATATGAGCATACAGATCAATCTAATGGGTTCACAAACTTTACTCAGCTATGTATTTGCATGTATAATCAATAACCAAAGAAGAACAAGATGatcagccatgctgttgaagccaataccctggcttctttcaagaacagGATAAGACCCTTGGATCATTAAATGAGCCAGTTGGATTAAATGATCTCCTAATGTTGCtcagacatgtacagtactgtaggtcattCATAACCTTAACATTTAATACTACAGAAAATTATAAAGTCAAGTATACAAAGACTATGAAACAAAGAATCTCAAATAACTCGTGCAGTAAACTGAGCAAAAGCAGAGCAAGATCAGTACAAGCCATGTCAGAAAGCACATGTctaaaagtattaaaaacaattttcctAAATAATTGATCAAGATGCATTTGAGATGCATAACAGATGGAGATAAGAGGTTACCTGTGGATGCTTTGGTCATGGTAGAAATGGACTGTTTCATAGAGAGTATGAAGGGGGAAAATTCCTCTCGCAGGACTAGACTCTGAAGGCGCTCCTGATAGCTGTGGACAGATGCatagaatataaaaaaatgtcaagatGAAATCTATGCACTGACcatttcatatttttgtttttcaaaataaccaTATTAGAAAAGAAGGTGCTTAAGaaggtggtgtggtggctctgtggctaagtatctgtgcttgtggctggaaggttgccggtttgtatcccacggccggcagaggaatcctaccccactgggcccctgagcaaggcccttattcccaactgctccaggggtgccgtataaatggctgaccctgcgctttgaccccaagcttctctctctgtctgtgtgtctcatgaagagcaagctggggtatgtgaaaagacaaattcctaatacaagaaattctatatggccaataaagtgataaagtgatcttaacaTTGAAAAGAACAATACATTATTTGGACACAATGCAATATTTATACCCTTGAACgttcactgaaaataaaagcacTAACAGCAAGAGAATTCAATATTAAATGGgttaccagtaattctttgaattTGAATCTGTGAAaactacaaatactgtatgagcTTACAATATCTTTCAGACAGACAAAGACACCCTTTTGAAGAATTAATATACATTGTGACAAAGGCTTATTTGTCACTTAATTCCCAATGCAGGCTAAAGTAAACAAATTGTACACTGGTACAGGGCAATGGGAACCAAAAGGAGATACTAACCTGGAAAGCCGCACTAACTGCACCATGAACAGATCGGCTTCTGAAAGCTGTGTCTGGTCACCATCAAATGCACGCAGCTTCTTCACCTGAAAGGATTTTGTCATTACTTATATAACACTCCTATTTCTACAAACAAGGAATCCCATTCATTTGTATTCTTGGGGTTCCCCTTGGCCAAATTAAAATAGCTGGATTTTACATCTATGAAATCttgtttcatacagtacaatgtcgACCTACTTCTCCATCCTCAGGCAGGAGTTTACGGAGCTCCTGTAGTTTTCCTGCTCCGTATTTTGCACCGTGGCCTTGCCTGATATCTTCTATAATCTCCTGGATAGGCCTGTATAGGAAGTACACACATTACTATTGAGAGAAAATAAATGAGAGGTCATTCAGCCTTTCTAACACGTTAAGCAGTTTGTAGTTCATTGATCCCAGGATTCAATCCAGCTGTTTTGTAAAGGAAGCCAGGGCATGGCACATGGCTGGGTAGATTGTTCCACACTCCAAATTCTCTTTGAGGTTTAAATGTTTCACCACAGAGTTTCTACTTCTCAAGACCCTGTTTCAGTGTTGAATCCGAAGTCCACTGCATTTAATATGTCAGTGCCTTCGAggtttttgaatacttgtaaaAAGATCCCactgtgtccagggtgtaccctgccttgcacttgtTGCTTGCTGGCACATGTGCCGACCCTCATGCAACCCTGATTTTTGAGAGgcgcttagaaaatggatagatggatggaaTCGGATCCCGTCATAATCTTACTTGATCAAGATTAAAAGGGCTGAAGAAGCTGAACCTGTCAGTGCAGGATACATTCTTTAGCCCTGAAGTGTCCCTGGTGActgttctctggactgattgTAGAACAGCTATATCTTTTATACAACACGCTGAATAAAAGTATACATAATATTCGTTCGAAATGAGGTTTCACCACTATTTTTAGGTTCTGAATTTATTATCCCTTCATTGAAGTTCTACACTTTAAGCTATATATCCCatcattttgtttgcattttaagtttgtttttactACATGTAAAACcttaaacttaatatactgtaacaatattaaatgtcatcttcgaggtgtttgcccagtctggaattttatttaaatctttttgaatttggTTTAAAGCTTGCACAATGCTTGCTGTAGTAAACATGACTACTTTTACTAACTAGTCATCAAACTCTAGattattgatatacagtaagtaagagGGATGGTCTTTCTTATTCACATTCATGACCAGGTACCTGCTGGTTAAATAATTTACTATGTAATTGCTCTTCAGAATCATGTTTGTTTCCACATACATCAGGTGTTCTTCAGCCCTGAAACTAAATTTCAGCACAGGAAGCAGCttgtgaaaaaaatgctttattccCAATTACTCATGGGGATTTGATCCCATTCCTGTAACATCGCCCTGCTTGCAACATACTCATCTCCCTAGAGCAAACCACAACctctgtaaaaaatatttccctGCTGCAGTTCTTTCATGCAAATCACCCATTTCTTCTGACTCATCTGCCTAGGTAACCCACACTGCTAGAAGACATTGCAATCCTGGCCTTTCTGAAACTGTGAAATCTGTGGAGGCTGTCGCCAAACCTTTTTATAATTCCTACTTTGCTAAACCCCTATTAATAATTTGATTCAACTCACCATATGACCCCTCTAAGACCCTAGGTGAGGGGTCAAAGACTACAGTACAGCATGTACAGTTTCCAATGGtcagccagctgtgagctgcttCTACTGTAAGTGAAACCCGACTAAGGATAATAGTCCAAAATATCCCTCTGTAATCTGGATATATGGTTCAACTATATTCAGATTTCCTGctgattttttcttaaaataattttacttcacattattttgtttgcttttgcatAAAGTGCCTGCTGAGAGTTATTGACAGCACTTAGAATCGGTTTGCAgtgattttttctttaaatgaacTCTGCCTGTCCCTCCttttaaaatttgcttttagtGTGGTTTCTTCTCTGACCTGGAATGCACACTTTTTGTCATCTCAGTGTCAATTACTGACTGCAATCCTCTTCTGTTGTGCAAGTCAAGTTTAATGTTCATCCTTGgaaactgaaacttttcattacatgtgttttaatattactatgacaaaacataaacataagcaagagcttcaggtgggtagctgcatcagcatgcgtaggctgcaaaggaacaagtaataggtttattccatgctgaaaaaaagaagaaagagaacacaacgtttcggccgtggagccttcttcaagtgtgagagagacagggcagtaggcaaaggtaaagtagcgggagaacaaaggttgggagggaggaggagtgagaggggggagcaggggacagaaagagaggccaatcaagaggtgtgaagtcggAATGGGTGccgagaggtgtgaaatgaaacttccaatgaatggagaaaatttaaaagaacagtagtctgtcgttaagggaagggagaatgtgcaattctagctgcagaataattttagtttcggtggtctttctgatgtatgagttcagaaaaccgtctttgagaacacagatggagagattagagtggtcgtggccgtcagaggtgaaatgagaaacaatgggcttggagagatctttaatcttcacagccctgacgtgttctcttcagagaaacgttgtgttctctttcttcttcttttttcagcatggaataaacctattacttgttcctaagcaAGAGCTGTTGCTTAAGGATTTGCCCTGAGGAGATGATGATAAAAACAGTGAACGTACACACAGGTTAACAGACTAAGTCTGTTAATACTGTACTTCTGCAAGACAGAGATTAAAGAATGTGAGCGATTTTCAAACATGTCTCAAGGCTTGTGTTCATTGAAAAACTAGCAGAATTACctgttctgtatttttgtcACAACTTGTTGCGGCATGTCTACTACTCAGAGCTTTTCTAGCATAACTGCTTTTGTAAAGAGAGCCGTCTCTGCACCCTCAGGAAAGAGGATAAGGCAGACTGATGCATGTTCTGTAGCTTGTGTGCCTCCTGTCACTGCCCTGCAGCTCACCTTTTAAACTGCTTTAGGAAGATCCCAATATTCATGCTCTTCTTGGAGTTAAGGATTGAAACCTGAAAGAGCAAAAGACATCCTTAAGTACACTCCAAGACCAATTAGCAGGTagtgtttgattaaaaaaaaaaagccatggtTTGTTTAAATGCAGTTACTTAACCAGCTgaaaatctactgtacatgatgtACATACAGAAGTCTTGCACCGAAACACATAACAGTAAGTGTTCATGATCCACAACAATTTTCACAGCAGAGGTCAAAGCATATTTTAGGGCTTAGTTTAAGGTTAATGTTAGAGTGAATATTTGTGCAGTCTGCATtcaaataatttcctaaaatatgACCAAGTCTCACATTAATTACTTCATAAACAATGGGCACTAACTTTGATGCTAGAGATTCTAACAGACATCTTCTGGTAGTGGATTGAAAACACATTACTTTTGCCTTACTAGAGGGTTAAATGTAGTTGCTGAAGGCTAAGCTGGAATAAAAGCAGAAGTCACTGTAGTTCTCCAGGCCCTGGGTGGGAGATACCTATAATTGTGACAAACAGCGTTTACTGTATAACAAGTTTTATTTAGCAGAAATAATTTGCAGAATCCACACATTAATATGAGCTTTTTCCAAGTTCACCTTATTGACTGTATATACCTGTGAGCAAATTTGGTACAGTAACACCAtagaatcaaaatattaaaccTAAAACTGACCttagttctttaaaaaatacttttaaattatttaaagtaatgttattttgacgaaaaaaatataaaaagttcAATTACACTGTGAAGAAATGCAAAGtaagaaatattaaatgttgAAACTGGTTCAAGTAGAAACCAGGTaaataattaatgtattttcttcCTATAGAAAACACGCCATTATTTCTGTAGCTCAGCTGCATCTACAGTTTTTATTTGAAGAGGTACAAATTCCTTTTTCTCCTCAAGGTTAAGGTGTAAAAAATTGTGGTTTGCTAAAAATGAGAAGGCATGTTGTCTTGCTGTATCATAAACAAAGCTGAACAACTATAAcagtcattttaatttcaataaaCAATAATTCAGAACACTTCTAGAAAGAGTATGACTAAACCACAGCGGTTAGTTCCTCTAATAAGGGTTACTGTACATAatggatacatacagtagatagcaCAGGAGCACTACAAACCTGTCAGCATATTCGTTTCTTCTCATGTAACAGACATTTTGTCCTTATTCAAATTATGATGCAAAGGTACAGAACTTCTCCAAGCTCTTTTAAATAGCggaagaaaactaaaaatgagATATTTGGTCAGAGATATAGTTACAGTACTTCCCTTTAAATCAAAAATAGTAAATGCAGAAATTCTATACAGGAGAAATGATTTTGTCATAGGGTCAAAAATTTTTTTTTGATATTATTTGAACAAATCTTCCTCATGAAAAAAGTATGGGACCCAAGGACAAAAAAGAAAGTTAATCAAAATATATGAATCATCACGTTACCCTTAATGTGCTCTTTATGcttttataaaaatactttttataaaaATGGTAGATGAATTTGGGATACATTAAATGGTTTTTGTATCATTTTGTTGATTGATCATTCAAAACTGAATTGTGCAAGCATTAAACACCTCTTTAATGAGGCTGTTGATTGGGCATGGGTAATGAGGTGATTCAACATGCcgaatgtcaagcctggtgaaaaCCATTAACAAAAATACTGCAAGGAACTAAAAAGCTCTGCATATTAAGATAATACCTTTGTGCCATCGATATGTTGAAAGCTTAACTTTCAGAGCAATGTTGCTCATTGTTTTGGGTCTTCAGATTTTCTAACCTGGTAAGAAGTTATAGCAAAGCATTCCATCGATGATCAGCCACAATCTGGAAAGGCAGGACTTAAATCTTGCTAATACTGATAGGGAAGTCTTAATGTGTTGGCCTAGAAGTGTCTAGCTGCTCCACGAAAAGTGTGTTGTGATCGATTGcaaactgacagcactgttTTCTAGGGATCTTacttatttcagtttctgagTGCTCATCTTGACAGGAAAATACTGAATCTTGGGAAGGATGCCGACATAATGTGTGCATTAATTATCTGAATTGCAGGCCACAGGTGTTTCTAGATATTAAATTCACTGTAAAACAAATCTTCACTATGTTAAACGATTAAAAGACatcctgcagaaaaaaaaatgattgcaaATCTTTTTAAACTTCATACGCTTTACTTttgatacttttaaaatatgaattaaacacagaacttaatatttttctttttatttaagcaACATGTAAAAACCACCCTTAAACgtcttcaaaattaaaaaaaacaataaaagcatTTGGCATCCCAAATAAATTTGCAGtcaaattttaaataatattcatgCATCTTTTTTTATAAGCTTGATATAATGAGTCATTTGGGTGTGAAGGTGTAGATGCACTCTGGGCTTGAtcgtatactgtactgtagtgctgCTGAAAACTGTAAGCCATTTCTCCTTTGCTGAAATtcttgttcttaaaaaaaatgtcataaataaGTGACAATcatttatgaataaaaaaaaatccttttaacaAGTAGTAAATCTTATTAATGCACTACCACAAAGTTGCAGCTCAGCTCCTCGCACAAACCCTAAACATGACTAGACTTGCAGAGACAGCTCTTGCAGGGAAACTAAAATGACGACACAACCAAATACTTCTTTACTGAATTTCAATAGGAGTGTCATATTTCTGACTTCTGTCCTGAAAATATACACCTGTCcatttctaaccgcttcatcctaTTCGATgggaacaaggcaggatacacccaggaTAGTCTATCGCAAgggcagacatgcacacacaaaaaCTAGGGCCAGTTTTTTCCAGAATGCAATTAACTTcatcagtatgtttttggactgtaggaggaaaccaaagAAACCGgtgaaaacccatgcaaacacaaagaaaacctaCAAACTACATGCAGATTTCACCCCAGGttcctaattgaacccagggacccagtGAAATAAGTTATTTCATCCCATTTCCAGGCATAAAacctttgaaaaattaaaataatctaaagACAATTCATTTTATAACCATGTTCAAACCCCACCTAACAGCGAAGGTAAAAAAGAAATTAGccaatttcattattattaatccctttaaataaaatgtaagcgTTTTCACCTTGAAAGCAAAAGGGCAAGCTGGCTCTCCATGGAAACTATTTTGTTTAAGCTGTAGAAAAACACTCACTAGTAGATTTGCCTTCTAGAATTTTCCAAGAGGTATTTTCCTTCGTATGATTTCTATTATTTCACTTTCAATTCTACTTAATTTATGTAAGGGATTAAAATACTTATGAACCAGGTTAGGCTTGTTTTACTCTTAAGAGCATAaccattttccattattttattcACAGGGCTTACaaattggggggaaaaagcagcCATCAAAATCATCCACTTAAGTAGATTAA from the Lepisosteus oculatus isolate fLepOcu1 chromosome 5, fLepOcu1.hap2, whole genome shotgun sequence genome contains:
- the LOC102691866 gene encoding FH2 domain-containing protein 1-like, which produces MMTAEYASDHPHLPLPQPLDGPGPMAPPPPPPPPPPPPPPPPPPPASPPGSGPLTRSKNRRSKLRNFNWDAIPRHSVMGKRNIWTSEKKLDDFELDTKRMEELFSQNEQGQQRARASLRKSVRGLPASTQGMDPVSILNSKKSMNIGIFLKQFKRPIQEIIEDIRQGHGAKYGAGKLQELRKLLPEDGEVKKLRAFDGDQTQLSEADLFMVQLVRLSSYQERLQSLVLREEFSPFILSMKQSISTMTKASTELMECENLHTVIRLVLKTGNYMNAGGYAGSAVGFRMTSLLKLVDTKANKPGMNLMHYVVMQAKEIDATLLKFPEQLQHIGPASRILKQEVEAEFQKEKKKVAEVKTNVTKQDDLREQMESFLQDAEAQLAEVETSLQTLNSVSCSVAEYFCEDPSQFKLEECCSIFHSFCEKFLRAMQENQEREVAEVKRRQRERLNTSVKRKSTATCSHRDKDMEGVALESILNRFLQNRSSRRKPGSPSPTGGSLPEMIPASKETTSTEGNKYPFEDVEMQKDRTNSANDPARNSKHGEVPLLNEEDGDKGKQSVGRERVISIADVESRKGNRSAKDHDHQNPAHLAGNIVGSPAHKKSSGDIRQEEENEAQHMREVSRKVLHYQNSRGSLSSGEYTFDQAGVCSPNGTTTSSRFRDFQDDKHKALSEQTADTTNKIILSPPACHFNQKKPPPALSRRHTLNIMPTACIDENKEDDLRLLSGKPGKTPAPPMKYIGKMKSADNWQFSQKLEEICAKQHGIGVPEANFPKPKSPSHQVTDHQSTSAKEKERLSSNSQKEDAQFPSSKRVGIFRSRKPQGERDKERGTIESSSSFRLSDFLHKRFSQKTSEGSMKPPEVVRERQENSNIFSFFKRFNDKTVKSSIKEVDYEGTDL